In a genomic window of Hippoglossus stenolepis isolate QCI-W04-F060 chromosome 15, HSTE1.2, whole genome shotgun sequence:
- the LOC118121878 gene encoding phosphatidylinositol-binding clathrin assembly protein isoform X1, producing MSGQSLTDRIAAAQHSMTGSAISKAVCKATTHEVSGPKKKHLDYLIHCTNEMNVSIPHLADTLLERTASNSWIVVFKALITTHHLMMYGNERLMQYLASRNTLFNLNNFLDKAALQGYNMSTFIRRYSRYLNEKAMSYRIAAVDFTKMKRGAEGVMRTMNTEKLIKTLPVIQNQLDALLDFQPNSNELTNGVINTAFMLLFKDSIRLFAAYNEGVINMLEKYFDMKKNQCKEALEIYKTFLNRMTKLSEFLKVAERVGIDQGDSPDLTQAPSSLLEALEQHLASLEGRKLKDLSTASRSSNLSSAVSSLSSTGISLSRMDDKTEDNRLQQHKEDGHKGLDIQTPNVSPGTQSVGSANSSGGATDLYCNSPIVPINNHVPNLTSELFTLQPNFTHIQTTHTVPNNNNAWGGDLMKPNQHTHIHSPGAQLYSGKMLPNDLDSSLANLVGNLQFGGTQAKKPELQWSQLVEKKPTGGNGWQSKTMCTSTNWTHTGHPMAPAPMQVPQMNGMIYTGYAPAPVAFPMTSPQVPVYGMLPPQMSHQMGGVPMMPPQHVMYNQPVLRPTNPFGPIPGTQMHFM from the exons ACCTGATCCACTGCACCAATGAGATGAACGTCAGCATCCCCCACCTGGCGGACACACTGCTGGAGCGCACAGCCAGTAACAGCTGGATAGTGGTTTTTAAAGCGCTCATCACCACACACCACCTCATGATGTACGGCAACGAG AGATTGATGCAGTACCTTGCCTCCAGAAACACGCTCTTCAACCTCAACAACTTTCTAGATAAGGCTGCACTACAAG GTTACAACATGTCAACTTTCATCAGACGGTACAGCCGCTACCTGAATGAAAAAGCCATGTCTTACAGAATAGCAGCGGTGGACTTCACTAAGATGAAGAGAGG AGCCGAGGGTGTGATGCGCACCATGAACACAGAGAAGCTGATTAAGACTCTGCCTGTCATTCAGAACCAGCTGGATGCACTGCTGGATTTCCAG cCCAACTCCAACGAGCTGACCAACGGAGTCATCAACACAGCTTTCATGTTGCTCTTTAAAGATTCCATACGGTTGTTCGCTGCTTATAACGAAGGGGTCATCAACATGCTGG AGAAATACTTTGACATGAAGAAGAATCAATGCAAAGAAGCCCTGGAGATCTACAAGACCTTCCTCAACAGGATGACCAAACTGTCCGAGTTTCTCAAAGTGGCTGAG CGAGTTGGGATAGATCAGGGCGACAGCCCCGATCTCACACAG GCTCCCAGCTCTCTCCTGGAGGCTCTGGAGCAGCACCTAGCTTCTCTGGAGGGcaggaagctcaaggacctgtCCACGGCCAGCAG ATCCAGCAACTTGTCCAGTgcagtgtcctctctctccagcactGGGATCTCTCTCAGCCGCATGGACGACAAGACAGAGGACAACAGACTGCAGCAACACAAG GAGGACGGCCATAAGGGGCTCGACATTCAGACGCCCAACGTGTCCCCCGGCACCCAGTCAGTGGGAAGTGCCAACAGCAGCGGAGGGGCCACAGATCTCTACTGCAACTCCCCCATCGTACCCATCAACAACCA TGTGCCAAATCTGACCAGTGAGCTGTTCACCCTGCAGCCAAACTTCACCCACATCcagaccacacacactgtgcccaACAATAACAATGCCTGGGGAG GTGACCTGATGAAGCCAAaccaacacactcacatacacagcCCAGGAGCCCAGTTGTACTCTGGGAAAATGCTGCCCAATGATTTGGATTCTTCATTAGCCAACCTCGTTGGTA ACCTGCAGTTTGGGGGGACGCAAGCGAAAAA gcCGGAGCTCCAGTGGAGTCAGCTGGTGGAGAAGAAGCCAACAGGAGGAAATGGCTGGCAGTCAAAGACAATGTGCACCAGCACCAACTGGACTCACACCGGCCATCCCATGGCACCTGCACCCATGCAGGTCCCCCAGATG AATGGGATGATCTATACTGGCTAT GCTCCAGCACCAGTGGCTTTTCCTATGACGTCACCCCAAGTGCCTGTGTATGGAATG CTCCCTCCTCAGATGAGTCATCAGATGGGGGGCGTTCCCATGATGCCCCCACAGCATGTCATGTACAACCAGCCGGTCCTGAGACCTACCAATCCCTTCGGACCCATCCCGGGGACAcag ATGCACTTCATGTAG
- the LOC118121878 gene encoding phosphatidylinositol-binding clathrin assembly protein isoform X2 gives MSGQSLTDRIAAAQHSMTGSAISKAVCKATTHEVSGPKKKHLDYLIHCTNEMNVSIPHLADTLLERTASNSWIVVFKALITTHHLMMYGNERLMQYLASRNTLFNLNNFLDKAALQGYNMSTFIRRYSRYLNEKAMSYRIAAVDFTKMKRGAEGVMRTMNTEKLIKTLPVIQNQLDALLDFQPNSNELTNGVINTAFMLLFKDSIRLFAAYNEGVINMLEKYFDMKKNQCKEALEIYKTFLNRMTKLSEFLKVAEAPSSLLEALEQHLASLEGRKLKDLSTASRSSNLSSAVSSLSSTGISLSRMDDKTEDNRLQQHKEDGHKGLDIQTPNVSPGTQSVGSANSSGGATDLYCNSPIVPINNHVPNLTSELFTLQPNFTHIQTTHTVPNNNNAWGGDLMKPNQHTHIHSPGAQLYSGKMLPNDLDSSLANLVGNLQFGGTQAKKPELQWSQLVEKKPTGGNGWQSKTMCTSTNWTHTGHPMAPAPMQVPQMNGMIYTGYAPAPVAFPMTSPQVPVYGMLPPQMSHQMGGVPMMPPQHVMYNQPVLRPTNPFGPIPGTQMHFM, from the exons ACCTGATCCACTGCACCAATGAGATGAACGTCAGCATCCCCCACCTGGCGGACACACTGCTGGAGCGCACAGCCAGTAACAGCTGGATAGTGGTTTTTAAAGCGCTCATCACCACACACCACCTCATGATGTACGGCAACGAG AGATTGATGCAGTACCTTGCCTCCAGAAACACGCTCTTCAACCTCAACAACTTTCTAGATAAGGCTGCACTACAAG GTTACAACATGTCAACTTTCATCAGACGGTACAGCCGCTACCTGAATGAAAAAGCCATGTCTTACAGAATAGCAGCGGTGGACTTCACTAAGATGAAGAGAGG AGCCGAGGGTGTGATGCGCACCATGAACACAGAGAAGCTGATTAAGACTCTGCCTGTCATTCAGAACCAGCTGGATGCACTGCTGGATTTCCAG cCCAACTCCAACGAGCTGACCAACGGAGTCATCAACACAGCTTTCATGTTGCTCTTTAAAGATTCCATACGGTTGTTCGCTGCTTATAACGAAGGGGTCATCAACATGCTGG AGAAATACTTTGACATGAAGAAGAATCAATGCAAAGAAGCCCTGGAGATCTACAAGACCTTCCTCAACAGGATGACCAAACTGTCCGAGTTTCTCAAAGTGGCTGAG GCTCCCAGCTCTCTCCTGGAGGCTCTGGAGCAGCACCTAGCTTCTCTGGAGGGcaggaagctcaaggacctgtCCACGGCCAGCAG ATCCAGCAACTTGTCCAGTgcagtgtcctctctctccagcactGGGATCTCTCTCAGCCGCATGGACGACAAGACAGAGGACAACAGACTGCAGCAACACAAG GAGGACGGCCATAAGGGGCTCGACATTCAGACGCCCAACGTGTCCCCCGGCACCCAGTCAGTGGGAAGTGCCAACAGCAGCGGAGGGGCCACAGATCTCTACTGCAACTCCCCCATCGTACCCATCAACAACCA TGTGCCAAATCTGACCAGTGAGCTGTTCACCCTGCAGCCAAACTTCACCCACATCcagaccacacacactgtgcccaACAATAACAATGCCTGGGGAG GTGACCTGATGAAGCCAAaccaacacactcacatacacagcCCAGGAGCCCAGTTGTACTCTGGGAAAATGCTGCCCAATGATTTGGATTCTTCATTAGCCAACCTCGTTGGTA ACCTGCAGTTTGGGGGGACGCAAGCGAAAAA gcCGGAGCTCCAGTGGAGTCAGCTGGTGGAGAAGAAGCCAACAGGAGGAAATGGCTGGCAGTCAAAGACAATGTGCACCAGCACCAACTGGACTCACACCGGCCATCCCATGGCACCTGCACCCATGCAGGTCCCCCAGATG AATGGGATGATCTATACTGGCTAT GCTCCAGCACCAGTGGCTTTTCCTATGACGTCACCCCAAGTGCCTGTGTATGGAATG CTCCCTCCTCAGATGAGTCATCAGATGGGGGGCGTTCCCATGATGCCCCCACAGCATGTCATGTACAACCAGCCGGTCCTGAGACCTACCAATCCCTTCGGACCCATCCCGGGGACAcag ATGCACTTCATGTAG